In Geopsychrobacter electrodiphilus DSM 16401, a single window of DNA contains:
- a CDS encoding vWA domain-containing protein, which yields MSEFHFLRPDWLWGLPPALLLLVWLARRQLRSRSWQAVCDPELLPHLLLGRSVRRANWPLWLLLLGLLLALLALAGPVWKRQPQPLFRPQSALVVLFDLSRSMQAADLKPSRFLRARLKIEDLLRQRKEGQTALIVFAADAFTVTPLTEDRHTIEALLKSLDPAMMPAQGSDPARAMRLGEELLKQAGLKKGRLLLVTDEDRPDSSMDAARQLASQGYDLAVLGVGTKEGAPIPMPGGGFFKDATGNLVLPQLNVAGLQRLAKAGGGPYHSISVDDADLHSLLSGLDKHRLDQSGQSSSVSGDIWREEGVWLLWPLALLAAFAFRRGWLLVLPLMFLFPAPAQALSWQELWRTPNQQAQQSFNHKDYTGAAARFEDARWKASALYRAGKYSAAAKLLAQPQTADDFYNQGNALAKQGNLQGALKAYQQALKKAPDHADALYNKELVEKELQKQKQKKKDQQKKPGDKNSKGDQQQKSDDQQKASDQNQDKAQKQKQPSAADQNKQGKQKDDQSKSGSDEKQQKDQSSAQAAADKKAQNKPPASSAQDKTAEAQKPKPAEKNPDDKLSSVAGSEEPPPETAEQRESRMLLQQIPDDPGGLMRRKFLYQYRQRGHQTETDRSW from the coding sequence ATGAGCGAGTTTCACTTTTTACGTCCCGACTGGTTGTGGGGACTCCCCCCGGCCTTGCTGCTGCTTGTCTGGCTGGCGCGTCGCCAGTTGCGCAGCCGCAGCTGGCAGGCGGTTTGTGATCCCGAACTGCTGCCGCATCTTCTGCTCGGGCGTTCGGTGCGGCGTGCCAACTGGCCGCTCTGGCTGTTGCTGCTCGGGCTGCTGCTGGCGCTTCTGGCTCTCGCCGGGCCGGTCTGGAAACGTCAGCCGCAGCCGCTCTTCAGGCCGCAATCGGCGCTGGTGGTGCTGTTCGATCTCTCCCGTTCGATGCAGGCAGCCGATCTAAAGCCGAGCCGTTTTTTACGCGCACGGCTCAAAATTGAAGATCTGCTGCGTCAGCGTAAAGAGGGACAGACCGCCCTGATCGTTTTCGCTGCTGATGCGTTTACCGTGACGCCGCTGACCGAAGACCGGCACACCATCGAAGCCTTGTTGAAAAGTCTGGACCCCGCGATGATGCCCGCCCAGGGGAGTGATCCGGCGCGTGCCATGCGGCTGGGGGAGGAACTCCTGAAACAGGCGGGACTGAAGAAGGGACGCTTGTTGCTGGTGACCGATGAAGACCGGCCTGACTCCAGCATGGACGCCGCTCGTCAGTTGGCAAGTCAGGGATATGACCTGGCGGTGCTCGGCGTCGGAACCAAAGAGGGTGCACCCATTCCTATGCCGGGCGGTGGTTTTTTCAAGGATGCGACCGGTAATCTGGTGCTGCCGCAGCTGAACGTTGCCGGCCTGCAGCGGCTGGCCAAGGCTGGAGGAGGCCCCTACCACAGTATCAGTGTCGATGATGCTGACCTGCATAGTCTGCTTTCCGGGCTGGACAAACATCGCCTCGACCAGTCTGGGCAGAGCTCCTCGGTCTCCGGGGATATCTGGCGTGAAGAGGGGGTCTGGTTGCTCTGGCCGCTGGCGCTGTTGGCCGCGTTCGCCTTTCGCCGCGGCTGGCTGCTGGTCTTGCCCCTGATGTTTCTTTTTCCTGCTCCCGCCCAGGCGCTCAGCTGGCAGGAGCTGTGGCGAACCCCCAATCAGCAGGCGCAGCAATCCTTCAACCATAAGGATTACACCGGCGCGGCCGCGCGCTTTGAGGATGCACGCTGGAAGGCAAGTGCGCTATATCGAGCCGGAAAATATAGTGCCGCCGCCAAGTTGCTCGCACAGCCGCAGACGGCCGATGATTTTTACAACCAGGGGAACGCGCTGGCGAAACAGGGAAATCTGCAGGGCGCTCTCAAGGCTTATCAACAGGCCTTGAAAAAAGCACCGGACCACGCCGACGCCTTATATAACAAGGAGCTGGTCGAAAAGGAGCTGCAGAAACAAAAGCAGAAGAAAAAGGACCAGCAGAAAAAACCAGGTGATAAGAACTCCAAAGGCGATCAACAGCAAAAATCTGATGATCAACAGAAAGCCTCCGACCAGAACCAGGATAAAGCGCAGAAACAAAAGCAGCCCTCGGCGGCTGATCAGAATAAGCAGGGCAAACAAAAGGACGACCAGAGTAAATCTGGCAGTGATGAGAAGCAGCAGAAGGATCAGTCGTCGGCGCAAGCCGCGGCAGATAAAAAAGCGCAGAACAAGCCGCCCGCCTCCTCTGCGCAGGACAAAACAGCTGAGGCGCAGAAACCGAAGCCTGCCGAGAAAAATCCCGACGACAAGCTCAGCTCTGTCGCCGGGTCTGAAGAGCCGCCGCCCGAGACGGCCGAGCAGCGCGAATCGCGTATGCTGCTGCAGCAGATCCCCGATGACCCGGGTGGTTTGATGCGGCGCAAATTTCTTTATCAATACCGCCAGCGCGGTCATCAAACCGAAACGGATCGATCATGGTAA
- a CDS encoding vWA domain-containing protein, with translation MIQFAWPWAFLLLIVPWLIYKFCPPALAAEEAALWVPNLSPFGETRHQQVQRKGRWQIPLALLCWLLLVGAAARPQWLGDPIELPVSGRDLLLAVDLSGSMQTKDFKLGNETVDRLTALKAVAGEFIQRRVGDRLGLILFGEKPYVQVPLTFDRHTVQQLLNESALGLAGERTSIGDAIGLAVKRLKAGEGKKQVLILLTDGANTAGQLAPLKAAELAAREGLKIYTIGIGADSMEVRSFFYRQTINPSADLDEKTLTAIAEKTGGRYFRARDTEQLAKIYAELDRLEPVVRDRDVYRPISELYFWPLAAALVGALLLILVPQLPSLSSRRRG, from the coding sequence ATGATTCAATTTGCCTGGCCCTGGGCCTTTCTTCTGCTGATTGTCCCCTGGTTGATTTACAAATTCTGTCCCCCGGCCCTGGCGGCTGAAGAAGCCGCGCTCTGGGTGCCGAATCTCTCCCCCTTCGGCGAGACCCGGCATCAGCAAGTTCAGCGCAAGGGCCGCTGGCAGATCCCTCTGGCGCTGTTGTGTTGGTTATTGCTGGTCGGTGCTGCGGCCAGACCGCAATGGCTCGGGGATCCGATTGAACTGCCGGTCAGTGGGCGCGATCTGCTTCTGGCGGTCGATCTCTCCGGCAGCATGCAGACCAAGGATTTTAAACTCGGCAACGAAACCGTCGATCGGCTCACCGCCCTCAAGGCCGTGGCCGGAGAATTTATTCAGCGCCGCGTCGGTGACCGTCTCGGGTTGATCCTCTTCGGTGAAAAACCCTACGTGCAGGTACCGCTGACCTTCGATCGGCACACGGTTCAGCAGCTGCTGAATGAATCCGCCCTGGGGCTGGCGGGGGAAAGAACGTCGATCGGCGATGCCATCGGGTTGGCGGTTAAACGTCTGAAGGCGGGGGAGGGGAAGAAGCAGGTTCTGATCCTGCTGACCGACGGGGCGAATACCGCAGGTCAGCTCGCGCCGCTCAAGGCCGCCGAACTCGCGGCCCGTGAAGGCCTGAAAATCTACACCATCGGGATCGGTGCCGACAGCATGGAGGTGCGCAGTTTCTTCTACAGACAGACCATCAACCCTTCGGCCGATCTGGATGAGAAGACCCTGACCGCCATCGCCGAGAAGACCGGCGGTCGTTATTTCCGCGCCCGCGACACCGAACAGCTGGCCAAAATCTACGCCGAGCTTGATCGACTTGAGCCAGTCGTGCGTGACCGCGACGTCTATCGGCCGATCTCCGAGCTCTACTTCTGGCCGTTGGCAGCGGCGCTGGTCGGGGCGCTGTTGTTGATCCTGGTGCCACAGCTGCCGTCATTGTCCAGCAGGAGGCGCGGATGA
- a CDS encoding DUF4381 domain-containing protein gives MTPSSAINPAITPPDLPLRDIHLPAKIGYWPLAPGWWLLLGIIILLGLGLLLFIRFRQRRRLRRLALRQLDSLQTLRGNELATALSRLLRQAAISHFPRHQVAGLSGDAWLEFLDRPFPDRPFSSGPGKVLGVAPYRPAAEIEGSQLIPLCRSWLKKLPPRSLSFWRGR, from the coding sequence ATGACCCCGTCATCAGCCATAAATCCGGCCATAACTCCGCCCGATCTCCCGCTGCGTGATATCCACCTGCCGGCGAAAATCGGCTACTGGCCGCTGGCGCCGGGCTGGTGGCTGTTGCTCGGAATCATTATTCTTCTGGGTTTGGGTCTGCTGCTGTTTATCCGCTTTCGTCAGCGCCGTCGCTTGCGGCGGCTGGCACTTCGCCAACTCGACAGTCTGCAAACCCTGAGGGGCAATGAACTGGCGACGGCGCTGTCGCGGCTGCTGCGTCAGGCAGCGATCAGTCATTTTCCCCGCCATCAGGTTGCGGGGTTGAGCGGTGACGCCTGGCTTGAATTTCTGGATCGTCCTTTTCCTGACCGCCCCTTTTCTTCGGGCCCTGGAAAGGTTTTGGGTGTGGCTCCCTATCGACCTGCCGCCGAGATCGAAGGCTCGCAATTGATCCCGCTCTGCCGCAGCTGGCTGAAAAAACTTCCCCCGCGATCCTTATCTTTCTGGAGGGGCCGATGA
- a CDS encoding DUF58 domain-containing protein — translation MSLNVSSLKHSPVAIDLAELIALGDRLLPSNLQPGRQLAALNGGYHSRFRGRGMEFAEVRAYLPGDDVRSIDWRVTARRGKVHTKLFHEERERPVLIALDYRRPMFFATRGRFKAVQASQLAALFAWQAQARGDRVGGFIFSEERNLELRPQLGKKGVLQLLRQMVADPAWQRAPHQPFAPQQRLAETLQRLQRVARPGSLILLLSDFSQWDESVEKQLALLSRHCELGLVHCFDPLEAELPPAGTYRLSDGARDLTIATSDFRARQDYQRKFVERRALLHDFCRRQRSRLYSLPTDLDPLECLTGVKGAGQ, via the coding sequence ATGTCGCTCAATGTCTCATCCTTAAAACATTCGCCGGTGGCCATCGATCTGGCCGAATTGATTGCGCTGGGCGACCGGCTGCTGCCGTCGAACCTGCAACCCGGACGGCAGCTTGCCGCGCTAAACGGCGGTTACCACAGCCGCTTTCGCGGGCGCGGCATGGAGTTCGCCGAGGTCCGCGCCTATCTGCCAGGTGATGATGTGCGCAGCATCGACTGGCGGGTCACGGCACGGCGCGGCAAGGTCCACACCAAGCTGTTTCATGAAGAGCGCGAGCGCCCGGTGCTGATCGCGCTCGACTACCGGCGCCCGATGTTCTTCGCCACCCGTGGCCGGTTTAAGGCGGTGCAGGCTTCCCAGCTGGCGGCACTCTTCGCCTGGCAGGCGCAGGCGCGCGGCGACCGGGTCGGTGGTTTCATCTTCTCCGAAGAACGCAACCTCGAACTGCGCCCGCAGCTCGGGAAGAAGGGGGTGCTGCAGCTGTTGCGCCAGATGGTCGCCGATCCGGCCTGGCAACGCGCGCCCCACCAGCCCTTCGCCCCGCAACAACGGTTGGCCGAAACCCTGCAGCGTCTGCAGCGGGTCGCCCGGCCCGGGAGCCTGATTCTGCTTTTGAGCGATTTCAGCCAGTGGGACGAATCGGTCGAGAAACAGCTGGCGCTTTTGAGCCGGCATTGCGAACTGGGCCTGGTGCATTGTTTCGACCCCCTCGAGGCCGAACTTCCGCCTGCGGGGACCTATCGTCTGAGCGATGGCGCGCGTGATCTGACCATCGCCACCTCAGATTTCAGGGCTCGTCAGGATTATCAACGTAAATTTGTTGAGCGCCGCGCACTGCTGCACGACTTTTGCCGCCGCCAGCGTTCGCGCCTCTACTCCCTGCCGACCGATCTCGATCCGCTTGAATGTTTGACCGGGGTGAAAGGGGCAGGCCAATGA
- a CDS encoding AAA family ATPase codes for MELLQQRFGQLKDALTLQVIGQPQLVESLLIALLADGHLLVEGAPGLAKTRAIRELGELLEGSFHRVQFTPDLLPADLTGSDVYRAQEGSFAFMPGPLFHNLILADEINRAPAKVQSALLEAMAERQISIGQTTYPLADPFLVMATQNPIEQEGTYPLPEAQLDRFLLHVRVDYPDVESERLILRLARREAAEEIDATIRPREFAPLSTNELRQARQQVLDLYLAENLEEYLLQLVLATRNPQPYGEDLQHAIQYGASPRASIALDRCARARAWLAGRDHVLPEDIQHLAFDVLRHRLILSYEAEANGMNADRLIAELIARVPVP; via the coding sequence ATGGAATTATTGCAGCAACGTTTTGGTCAGTTGAAAGACGCTCTTACCCTCCAGGTTATCGGTCAGCCACAGCTGGTCGAGAGCTTGTTGATTGCGCTGTTGGCCGACGGCCACTTACTCGTCGAAGGCGCGCCCGGCCTGGCCAAAACCCGTGCCATCAGGGAGTTGGGTGAACTGCTGGAGGGGAGCTTTCACCGGGTGCAGTTTACCCCCGACCTGCTCCCGGCCGACCTGACCGGTAGCGATGTTTATCGTGCCCAGGAGGGCTCCTTCGCTTTTATGCCAGGTCCGCTGTTTCACAACCTGATCCTGGCCGACGAGATCAACCGCGCCCCGGCCAAGGTGCAGTCGGCGTTGCTCGAAGCGATGGCCGAGCGCCAGATCAGTATCGGCCAGACCACCTACCCGCTGGCTGACCCTTTTCTGGTCATGGCGACCCAGAATCCGATCGAACAGGAGGGAACCTATCCGCTCCCCGAGGCCCAACTCGATCGCTTTCTGCTGCATGTGCGGGTTGACTACCCTGACGTCGAGAGTGAACGTCTGATTTTGAGGCTGGCCCGGCGGGAAGCCGCAGAGGAGATTGACGCCACCATCAGGCCGCGGGAATTTGCTCCTCTGTCGACCAACGAACTGCGCCAGGCGCGGCAACAGGTGCTCGATCTTTATCTGGCCGAAAATCTCGAAGAGTATCTGCTGCAGCTGGTGCTGGCGACCCGTAACCCACAGCCTTACGGTGAAGATCTGCAGCATGCCATTCAGTATGGTGCCAGCCCCAGGGCGAGTATCGCCCTCGATCGTTGCGCTCGCGCCCGCGCCTGGCTGGCCGGACGTGATCATGTGCTGCCCGAAGATATCCAGCACCTGGCCTTCGATGTGCTGCGCCATCGTCTGATTCTCAGTTATGAGGCCGAGGCCAACGGGATGAATGCCGACCGCCTGATTGCTGAACTGATTGCGCGGGTGCCGGTGCCCTGA
- a CDS encoding DUF4340 domain-containing protein: MRTKLILLSLLLLAQIGLAFALGINSDHLKAFDATERLLALGNDTPDQLTIEGPEKQQLVLKKQDGHWTLPAHFGALADGAKIDGLLKSLTDLRRPWPVAENDSADKRFKVADDSFERRLTLRHGDKELGSLLLGSSPGFRKVHARVAGEKNVYDIPFSTYQVSLKAADWVDKGQLHLSDGQITGLTLADCQLVKKGKQLEVADLKDGEQTNAAKVTELLNKLANLTILDVAGKPEQSLAGPVVLNVALSLADGRQRSYQFIKGADGKDLQLQVSDQPWLFKVSPGLKDDLAAYTRATLVQPRPVAKPQAKDTPPAKE; encoded by the coding sequence ATGCGCACTAAATTAATCTTATTAAGCCTGTTGTTGCTGGCGCAGATCGGTCTGGCTTTCGCGCTGGGGATCAACAGTGATCATCTCAAGGCTTTTGACGCGACTGAGCGTCTGCTTGCCCTGGGGAATGACACCCCGGATCAGTTAACGATTGAAGGGCCCGAGAAACAGCAGCTGGTGCTGAAAAAGCAGGATGGTCACTGGACCCTGCCCGCTCACTTCGGCGCCCTGGCAGATGGCGCGAAAATTGATGGACTGCTGAAGTCCCTGACCGACCTGCGGCGACCCTGGCCGGTGGCCGAAAATGACAGCGCCGACAAGCGCTTTAAGGTGGCCGATGACAGTTTCGAACGTCGCCTGACCTTGCGGCACGGGGATAAGGAACTCGGGAGTCTGCTGCTTGGCAGCTCGCCGGGGTTTCGTAAGGTCCATGCCCGGGTCGCTGGTGAAAAAAATGTCTATGACATACCGTTCAGCACCTATCAGGTCAGTCTGAAGGCCGCAGACTGGGTCGATAAAGGGCAGCTGCATCTGAGCGACGGGCAGATCACCGGTCTCACTCTGGCGGATTGCCAACTGGTGAAGAAGGGGAAACAGCTGGAGGTCGCCGACCTGAAAGACGGCGAGCAGACCAATGCGGCGAAGGTTACCGAACTGCTCAATAAACTGGCCAATCTGACTATCCTCGATGTGGCAGGCAAACCCGAGCAGTCGCTGGCCGGTCCGGTTGTTTTGAATGTCGCCTTGAGCCTGGCAGATGGCCGCCAGCGCAGCTATCAGTTCATCAAAGGGGCTGATGGCAAGGATCTGCAGTTGCAGGTCTCAGACCAACCCTGGTTGTTCAAGGTGTCTCCAGGGCTGAAGGATGACCTCGCCGCCTACACCCGGGCAACCCTGGTTCAACCGCGCCCGGTCGCAAAACCGCAGGCCAAAGACACTCCACCCGCCAAGGAGTGA
- a CDS encoding Gldg family protein produces the protein MLRNSLRVTRKELSSFFASPVAYIFLGSFLLVSLFVFFWADAFFARNIADVRPLFDWMPLLLIFLVAALTMRMWSEERRMGTIEHLMTLPVKPLHILTGKFFACLALVALALLLTLPLPITVSFIGPLDWGPVWGGYLAALFLAAAYISIGLYLSARTDNQIVSLISTVFVCGVFYLLGSDLLTGFFGNRGAELLKLLGSGSRFTSITRGVIDLRDLYYYLSLVGVFFSLTLLSLQKLRWAKGRTAPSHRAYGLLVLLLVANLLGGNLWLQQLGKARVDLTQGHIYSISPATRQYLSQLQQPLLIRGYFSAKTHPLLAPLVPRLRDLLSEYQIAGGSKVHVEFIDPQQHPALEAEANQKYGIKPVPFQVADRYQSSLVNSYFQLLVQYGDQFQVLNFRDLIEVKQQGDRGIEVELRNPEYELTRSIKKVMYGFKGGGDLFASLTGPVTLTGYISSNDKLPEFLRNFRQDLQSLATDLGHQAQGKLKFVQLDPDANGGELAKKIGTKFGFQPMQAGLFDTKRFYFYLTLSDGEQQLQVPLPPSFKKEELKQSLLATLKRFSAGYLKTLALAVPQPAANPYMAQYGMDNSKHFDALRKKLEENHNVRSFDINQGQVPEAADLLIVAAPDALNQKGLFAIDQFLMKGGTVMLAASPYQVSLSRDSLTAKLQPNKLVEDWLKQKGLSLEQKMVLDSRNQPFPIPVMRNLNGLNIRELRMVPYPYFVDVRGQGLNPDLAVTKSLNRVMIDWASPIQLDTAKTAGKKVDWLLKSSADSWTSGQLNLIPRLAANGQAAFSPGTDLGEKLLGVAVTGRFDSYFKGKPSPLLEAPEKTAKAKTTSEKAPQLATVIDRSPESARLILFSSSDFLSDQTLQLASSVAGQQELGALQLVENTLDWSLEDAGLLSIRSRGHYSRTLLPLSREVQMEYEYLNYGLELFGLLLVFLFYRLRKRSVERRYQLLLEGRS, from the coding sequence ATGTTGCGTAACAGTCTGCGCGTTACCCGTAAAGAGTTGTCCAGTTTTTTCGCTTCGCCGGTTGCCTATATCTTTCTTGGCTCGTTTTTGCTGGTGAGTCTGTTTGTGTTTTTCTGGGCCGATGCCTTCTTCGCCCGCAATATTGCCGATGTACGGCCGCTATTCGACTGGATGCCTCTGCTGCTGATCTTTCTGGTTGCGGCCCTTACCATGCGCATGTGGAGTGAAGAACGGCGCATGGGGACCATCGAACATCTGATGACGCTTCCGGTCAAACCGCTGCACATTCTGACCGGAAAATTTTTCGCCTGTCTGGCGCTCGTGGCGCTGGCGCTGCTCTTGACCCTGCCGCTCCCGATTACGGTCAGCTTTATCGGACCGCTCGACTGGGGTCCGGTCTGGGGTGGATATTTAGCAGCGCTCTTTTTGGCGGCCGCTTATATCTCCATCGGACTCTATTTGAGTGCCCGCACTGACAACCAGATTGTCAGCCTGATCTCGACCGTCTTCGTTTGTGGGGTTTTCTATCTGCTCGGCAGTGATCTTCTGACCGGGTTTTTCGGTAATCGCGGCGCAGAACTGCTTAAGCTCCTCGGCAGCGGCTCGCGTTTCACCTCAATTACGCGCGGAGTGATCGATCTGCGCGACCTTTATTATTACCTGAGCCTGGTCGGGGTTTTCTTCAGCCTCACTCTGCTCAGCCTCCAAAAACTGCGCTGGGCCAAGGGTCGGACTGCGCCCTCGCACCGCGCCTACGGTCTGCTGGTGCTGCTGCTGGTCGCCAACCTGCTGGGCGGTAATCTCTGGCTGCAACAGTTGGGCAAGGCGCGTGTCGATTTAACTCAGGGGCATATCTATTCGATCTCACCTGCGACGCGGCAATATCTGAGTCAACTACAGCAGCCGTTATTGATCCGCGGGTATTTCAGCGCCAAGACCCATCCGCTATTGGCTCCACTGGTCCCGCGGTTGCGTGACCTGCTCAGTGAATATCAGATTGCCGGTGGTTCCAAAGTGCATGTCGAATTTATCGACCCGCAACAACATCCGGCCCTCGAGGCCGAGGCCAACCAGAAATATGGGATCAAACCTGTCCCTTTTCAGGTCGCCGATCGCTATCAATCGTCTTTGGTTAATTCCTATTTCCAACTGCTGGTGCAGTATGGTGATCAGTTTCAGGTTCTCAACTTCCGCGACCTGATTGAGGTCAAGCAACAGGGCGATCGCGGGATCGAGGTCGAACTGCGCAACCCCGAATATGAGCTGACCCGCAGCATCAAGAAGGTCATGTATGGCTTTAAAGGGGGTGGCGATCTCTTCGCTTCATTGACCGGGCCGGTTACCCTGACCGGATATATTTCCAGTAATGACAAACTCCCCGAGTTTTTGCGCAACTTTCGGCAGGACCTGCAATCGCTCGCGACAGACCTGGGGCATCAAGCCCAGGGGAAACTGAAGTTCGTCCAGCTTGATCCAGATGCCAACGGTGGGGAACTGGCTAAAAAGATTGGCACTAAATTCGGGTTTCAACCGATGCAGGCCGGTCTGTTTGATACCAAGCGCTTCTATTTCTATTTGACCCTGAGTGATGGTGAACAGCAGTTGCAGGTTCCGTTGCCGCCATCGTTTAAGAAGGAGGAGCTCAAACAGAGCCTGCTAGCGACACTCAAACGGTTCTCGGCCGGGTATCTGAAAACCCTGGCACTAGCTGTGCCTCAACCGGCGGCAAACCCCTATATGGCCCAGTATGGCATGGACAACAGCAAGCATTTCGACGCCTTACGCAAGAAGCTGGAAGAGAATCACAATGTGCGCAGTTTTGATATCAATCAGGGACAGGTGCCTGAGGCCGCCGATCTGTTGATCGTCGCTGCGCCCGATGCTCTGAATCAGAAAGGCTTGTTTGCCATCGATCAATTTCTGATGAAGGGCGGCACGGTAATGCTGGCTGCTTCTCCCTATCAGGTGAGCTTAAGCCGTGACAGCCTGACCGCCAAGCTCCAGCCGAACAAGCTTGTGGAAGACTGGCTGAAGCAGAAGGGGTTGAGCCTCGAACAGAAAATGGTGCTCGACAGTCGCAACCAACCCTTCCCGATTCCGGTCATGCGCAATCTGAACGGGCTGAATATTCGTGAACTGCGTATGGTCCCCTATCCGTATTTTGTTGATGTCCGCGGGCAGGGACTGAACCCTGATCTGGCGGTGACCAAATCCCTCAACCGGGTGATGATCGACTGGGCGTCACCGATTCAGCTCGACACCGCGAAGACCGCCGGGAAAAAGGTCGACTGGCTGCTTAAGAGTTCTGCCGACTCCTGGACCTCTGGTCAGCTCAACCTGATTCCGCGTCTTGCGGCAAACGGGCAGGCCGCCTTCTCACCCGGAACGGACCTGGGCGAAAAACTCTTAGGGGTCGCTGTGACAGGTCGTTTCGACTCCTACTTCAAAGGGAAACCCTCTCCTCTGCTGGAGGCGCCGGAGAAAACAGCTAAGGCTAAAACCACGAGCGAGAAGGCCCCGCAACTGGCGACGGTGATTGACCGTTCGCCCGAATCGGCGCGTTTGATCCTCTTCTCTTCCAGCGATTTTCTCAGTGACCAGACCCTGCAGCTGGCGTCAAGTGTCGCCGGTCAACAGGAGCTGGGTGCGCTGCAGCTGGTTGAAAATACCCTCGACTGGTCCCTGGAAGATGCCGGTCTCCTGAGTATCCGCAGTCGCGGACACTATTCGCGTACGCTGCTGCCATTGAGCCGTGAGGTGCAGATGGAGTACGAGTATCTCAACTATGGGCTGGAGCTGTTCGGCCTGTTGCTGGTCTTTTTGTTCTATCGTTTGCGAAAACGCAGTGTGGAGCGGCGCTATCAACTGCTGCTGGAAGGGAGGAGCTGA
- a CDS encoding ABC transporter ATP-binding protein, which translates to MISVERISRMYGDFLAVDDVSFNIGRGEIVGLLGHNGAGKSTIMKMLTGYLEPNSGKVMIGGEDLALHPSRAQKRIGYLPENCPVYPEMSVIDFLDFTACLHRIEPGARAKAIRSAIERADLGEKALAAIATLSRGYRQRVGVAQALLHNPDILILDEPTNGLDPGQIEHMRGLIKTLGEQSTLVISTHILQEVEAVCDRVLILRRGQLALDAQLNELRGHGLLLSCDAAPQQLMARLQKLSSLATIDLQSEKDGRFIYRLDPQQDQLALAPLVAAEVVAAGWQLFALQPEEHSLEKLFHQIAAGEEKQNVA; encoded by the coding sequence ATGATCAGTGTTGAGCGAATCAGTCGTATGTACGGTGATTTTCTGGCCGTCGACGATGTCTCATTTAATATCGGTCGTGGTGAGATTGTTGGTCTGCTCGGTCACAACGGTGCCGGCAAATCGACCATTATGAAAATGTTAACCGGCTATCTCGAGCCGAACAGCGGCAAGGTTATGATCGGCGGCGAGGACCTCGCTCTTCATCCGAGCAGGGCGCAGAAACGAATCGGTTATCTGCCGGAGAACTGTCCGGTCTATCCCGAGATGAGCGTAATTGATTTTCTCGATTTTACCGCCTGCCTCCACCGGATTGAACCGGGAGCGCGGGCCAAGGCGATTCGGAGTGCCATTGAGCGTGCAGATCTGGGTGAAAAAGCACTGGCCGCCATCGCGACCCTATCGCGCGGTTATCGTCAGCGGGTCGGTGTCGCTCAGGCGTTGCTGCACAATCCCGATATTCTGATTCTGGATGAGCCGACCAACGGCCTCGATCCCGGTCAAATTGAGCATATGCGGGGTCTGATCAAGACCCTCGGCGAGCAATCGACGCTGGTGATCTCGACGCATATCCTGCAGGAGGTTGAAGCCGTCTGCGACCGGGTTCTCATTCTGCGGCGCGGCCAGTTGGCCCTGGATGCACAGCTTAACGAATTGCGCGGTCACGGACTGTTGCTCAGTTGTGATGCCGCTCCGCAACAGCTGATGGCCCGTTTGCAAAAACTGTCGTCTCTGGCAACGATTGATCTGCAATCCGAAAAGGACGGGCGTTTCATCTATCGCCTGGATCCGCAACAGGATCAACTGGCCCTTGCGCCCCTGGTTGCAGCCGAAGTTGTCGCCGCCGGGTGGCAGCTCTTTGCCCTGCAGCCTGAGGAACATTCTCTGGAGAAACTTTTTCATCAGATTGCCGCCGGGGAGGAGAAGCAAAATGTTGCGTAA